From a region of the Georgenia yuyongxinii genome:
- a CDS encoding acyl-CoA thioesterase, with protein MARLTIPLQLRWSDIDGYQHVNNARMFTLLEEARIAAFWASTPGDAHFDAIGGGVDPAARTHAPGTKVLATGPGSGTNTYIARQEIEYLAPLPYTLHPIPVELWISHLGGASLDICYEIPGPDGVAARAMTTLVLIDEKTERPRRMSEQEREAWSAYLEEPVRFRRRPRDD; from the coding sequence ATGGCTCGGCTGACGATCCCGCTGCAGCTGCGGTGGAGCGACATCGACGGGTACCAGCACGTCAACAACGCGCGCATGTTCACGTTGCTGGAGGAGGCCCGCATCGCGGCGTTCTGGGCCTCGACGCCCGGCGACGCGCACTTCGACGCGATCGGCGGCGGCGTCGACCCCGCCGCCCGCACGCACGCGCCGGGCACGAAGGTGCTGGCCACCGGCCCGGGATCGGGCACCAACACCTACATCGCCCGCCAGGAGATCGAGTACCTCGCGCCGCTGCCGTACACGCTGCACCCGATCCCGGTCGAGCTGTGGATCTCCCACCTGGGCGGGGCCAGCCTGGACATCTGCTACGAGATCCCCGGGCCGGACGGGGTCGCGGCGCGCGCCATGACCACGCTGGTGCTCATCGATGAGAAGACCGAGCGCCCACGGCGGATGTCCGAGCAGGAGCGGGAGGCGTGGTCCGCCTACCTGGAGGAGCCGGTCAGGTTCCGCCGTCGGCCGCGGGACGACTGA
- a CDS encoding DNA topoisomerase IB, with the protein MSVDSPGLGRRRAGRGWVYLDVDGSRITDPEVIARCKALVIPPAWRDVWICPAPNGHIQAVGTDDAGRRQYLYHPAWREKRDAEKHARVLELAQRLPAARRQVSIDLARPGMPHARALAVAFRLLDRGFFRVGGETYAEDNGSHGLATLRKDHVRIGKDGLLTFVYTAKSGQLRRLQLRDDDLVVPLRMLRRRRGGGEELLAYRDRGGWHDITSTDINAYIKDRVGSDASAKDFRTWHGTVLAALELAARSADVESERALLRAEREAVAAVAGYLGNTPAVSRSAYIDSRLIELAHDGETVDPGLARRVIKPEEETPPDTRGKPEQAVIDLLDESSANASSG; encoded by the coding sequence GTGAGCGTGGACTCCCCCGGCCTAGGGCGGCGGCGTGCCGGCCGCGGCTGGGTGTACCTCGACGTCGACGGCTCCCGGATCACCGACCCTGAGGTGATCGCCCGCTGCAAGGCGCTGGTGATCCCGCCCGCCTGGCGGGACGTGTGGATCTGCCCCGCACCCAACGGCCACATCCAGGCCGTCGGCACCGACGACGCCGGGCGGCGGCAGTACCTGTACCACCCCGCGTGGCGGGAGAAGCGCGACGCCGAGAAGCACGCCCGCGTCCTCGAGCTCGCTCAGCGCCTGCCTGCCGCGCGCCGCCAGGTCTCCATCGACCTGGCCCGGCCAGGCATGCCCCACGCCCGGGCCCTCGCCGTCGCCTTCCGGCTCCTCGACCGCGGCTTCTTCCGGGTCGGCGGGGAGACCTACGCGGAGGACAACGGCAGTCACGGCCTCGCCACGCTGCGTAAGGACCACGTCCGCATCGGCAAGGACGGCCTCCTCACCTTCGTCTACACGGCCAAGTCGGGTCAGCTGCGCCGGCTGCAGCTGCGCGACGACGACCTCGTCGTTCCGCTGCGGATGCTGCGCCGCCGCCGCGGGGGCGGCGAGGAGCTGCTGGCCTACCGGGACAGGGGCGGGTGGCACGACATCACGAGCACCGACATCAACGCCTACATCAAGGACCGGGTCGGGTCCGACGCGTCCGCCAAGGACTTCCGCACCTGGCACGGCACGGTGCTGGCGGCGCTGGAGCTCGCGGCACGCAGTGCCGACGTCGAGAGCGAGCGCGCCCTCCTGCGCGCCGAGCGCGAGGCCGTCGCCGCCGTCGCGGGCTACCTCGGCAACACGCCGGCGGTGAGCCGCTCCGCCTACATCGACTCGCGCCTGATCGAGCTCGCGCACGACGGCGAGACCGTCGACCCCGGGCTCGCTCGCCGGGTGATCAAGCCCGAGGAGGAGACGCCGCCGGACACGCGGGGCAAGCCGGAGCAGGCGGTCATCGACCTGCTGGACGAGTCCTCCGCGAATGCGTCGTCGGGCTGA